A segment of the Desulfuromonas sp. TF genome:
CTCAGGCATTTTGCCGACACCATGGTCGCCGGCGGCTTTGCCGGCAAGGCGCCCCTGGTCAAAGCCCTGGTGGAGGACGGTCCTCACATCGTCAAGTGGCTGCTCGACATCGGCGTCAACTTCGACCGTGACGCCCTGGGGAACCTGGCGACGAAAAAGGCCGGTGGACTCTCCGCACCCAGGATTCTGTCCATCGGCGACCATACCGGATTGAACATCATGAAGGTGTTGAAGGATGAGATGCGCAAGAGCGGCCGCATCGAAATCCTGGAATTCTCCCCGGCGGTGGAACTGACCACCGATGCGGCCGGGGCCTGCAACGGCGCCATCCTCTACGACCTGGGGCGGCGGCGCCATCTGGCGGTTCAGGCCAGAGCGGTCATTCTCGCCACCGGAGGGGCCGGGCGCCTGCACAACCAGGGCTTCCCCACCTCCAACAATTTCGGCGCCACCGGCGATGCGGTCGTCCTCGCCTACCGTGCCGGCGCCGGCATCGAGGGGATGGACTCCTTCCAGTACCATCCGACCGGGGTGATGTTCCCCGATCATATGGTCGGGGTGCTGGTCACCGAGGCCATCCGCAGCCTGGGGGCCCACCTGGTCAACGCCGAGGGACGACGCTTCGTCAACGAGCTGGAAACCCGCGATCTCGTCGCCGCGGCCATCATCCGCGAGGTCGAGGGGGGCCGGGGAGTCCGCACCCCTTCCGGCAAGGTCGGAGTCTGGCTGGATATCCCGGTATTGGAAGAGCTGCTGGAGAAGGGGATGCTGAAGAAACGCTTTCCCTCCCTTTTCAAACAGTTCAGACGGGTCCGAATCGATATCACCCGGCGGCCGCTGCTGATCTACCCCACCCTGCATTACCAGAACGGCGGCATCCTCATCGACGAGCAGAGCGAATCGACGGTGAACAACCTCTTTGTCGCCGGGGAGGCGGCCGGCGGCATCCACGGCCGCAACCGGGCCATGGGGAACTCGCTGCTGGATATCTTCGTGTTTGGCCGCCGGGCCGGATTGGCTGCGGCGGAGCGACGCGGCGCCGTGCCCGGGCCGGTCACCCTGAACCATCTCACCCGGTATTACGACCGGCTGAAATCGCTGAGAATTTCCAGCGTGGCCAAATCCCCCACACTGTTTCCGGAGTTCATCGTCGATAAACTCTGAGAGTCGCGGCAGTTGGCCAGCCCGGGCAACGATTGAGAGTGTGAAGGCGATGCAGGTTATCGGAGAGCGAAAATCTGAGCTTCGCCACTTCCTCAAAGGACTGTACGAAGTCCTGTTCGTGGGAGGAGCGGCCTTTTATGCCTGGATGATCGGGTTGACCTGCCTGGCTCTCCTCGGCCTGGCGACCTATGGCGCCCAGCTGCTGCACGGAATGGCCCTCACCCACATGAGCGACCATGTTTCCTGGGGGTTCTATATTTCCAACTTCACGTTTCTGGTCGGGGTGGCGGCCGCCGCGGTCCTGCTGGTGATCCCCGCCTACCTCTACCATTTCAAGGCGATCAAGAAGATCGTCGCCTTCGGGGAACTGCTCGCCGTCACCGCCGTCATCATGGCGATAATGTTCGTCCTGGTCGATGTCGGACGTCCTGACCGGCTCTGGCACCTGCTGCCGGGGCTGGGGCGGATGAACTTTCCCTCCTCGGTTCTGGCCTGGGACATCCTGGTGCTCAACGGCTACCTGCTGCTCAACCTGACGGTGGCAAGCTATATAGGCGGCTGCACCTATTTTGGCCGGGAGCCCGACAAGCGCATCGTGATCCCGTTGATCCTGCTCTCCATCCCCTGGGCCATCGGCATTCACACCGTCACGGCCTTCCTCTACAACGGCCTTCCGGCCCGCCCTTTCTGGAACGCCTCTATTCTTGCGCCGCGCTTTCTCGCTTCGGCCTTTTGCGCCGGGCCGGCCCTGATGATCATCATCTTCCAGGTCCTGCGCAGGGTCATGGATTTCCAGGTGCGCGACCGGGCGATTTTCAAACTGGCGGAGATCATCGCCTATGCCATGGCGATCAACCTCTTCCTGATGTTTGCGGAGATTTTCAAGGAATACTACTCGAACACGGCTCATCTGGCGCCGATGCGGTACCTGTATCAGGGGTACCACGGTTATTCCAGGCTGACCCCCTGGATCTGGACGGCGATGACCTTCAATACCGTCGGCTTCCTGCTGTTTCTGTTGCCGCGGACCCGGGAGAGACTCCTGACCCTGAATATCGGCTGCGGGCTGATTTTCATCGGCATCTGGATCGAAAAGGGGATGGGGCTGATCGTACCCGGCTTCATTCCCGACACCCTCCATGAAATCCATGAATACATGCCTTCCCTGCAGGAGGTCATGATCGGCCTGGGGATCTGGGCGTTTGGCGGGCTGCTCTATACCCTGGCGGTGCGCACGGTGATTGCCCTGGATACCGGCCGCCTGCGGCATCCGGAAGCCCCTCCGCTGGCTCTGGACAGCGATGCGGAAGGCCCTCTCGCCCGGGACATCATGACCCGAGCGGTGAAGTCAATCGCTCCGGCCGCCCCGGTGGAGGAAGTGCGGCGACTCATGAGCGCAAGCGGCATCAGCGGATTTCCGGTCGTCGATGAACAGAACCGCGTTCTCGGGGTCGTCTCCGAGTCGGACATCATCCTCTACGAAATCAACCCACAGCCCCACCTGGTCGCCAGGCTGAAACAGGTGATCCTGCCGAGGTCCGGGGCATCCCAAAGCCCGGGAGGGACGGCCGCGGACATCATGAGCTCCCCCGCCATCACCGCCCGGGACAATGCCCCCCTGCGGGAGCTCTCCCAGGAGCTGCTGGAAAAAAAGATCAAGCGCATCATTATCGTCGATCAGAACCGGCATCCGGTAGGCGTGGTTTCCCGGATCGACATCGTCAAGGCTTTCGAGCGTCTTGGTTAGAGGGGGCAGGAAGCTCCTGCACCGGTTTTGCTAGAGAAACGTCTCTTTACTCCTGAAGACCCTCCCCCCTGAGTGCCGACCGAGCCAGGATCGATTCCACAAAAAGGTGGCGTCGGCCCCGATGAAATGCTATTTCTTGATGGCGTCGCCATCCTCTGAGTTTTTGCGAGTGCATCATTCTTGAAACCGGACAACCGCTGGCAGGAAGGGTAGAATTTTGAAGATGACAAAGAGTGTGTCCCAGAAACCCGCTAAAGACGAGGACAGGTACAATATTCGGGCGATCGAAAGAGCTCTCTCGGTGCTCGATATCTTCTCCCGCGAGCGCAGAACACTCTCCCTCGATGAGCTCACCAAGGCCTCCGGTCTCTCCAAACCCACCCTCTTCCGCATTCTCTCCACCCTGCAAAGCCAAAAGTACGTCATCCAGGACAAGAATGACGGACGCTACCGGCTCGGCTCGGTCTTCCTCGGACTTGCCTCTTCGGCGCTCGGCGCATCGGCACTCGGATCGCTCGACCTCGGGACGATAACCCGCCCCCACCTCATCGAGCTGCGCAACAGGGCTCAGGCCACGGTGCTCCTCGGCACCCTGATGGAAGACCTTCTCGTCTACCTCGACAAGCGCGAAGGGGAAGGGCCCGTGAGGCTCGCCGCCGACATCGGCTGGCGTCGGGACCCCCCCAACTACGGCATGCTTGGAATGACCCTCATGGCCCACCTTGAACCCTCCGAACAGGAGCGTCTTCTGCGGGAGGCCCCTCTGCATGCCTACACGCGGAAATCCGTGACCGACCCCGCCCTCTTCAGCCGGAAGCTGCTCGAGATACGCGATCGCGGTCACGTGGTGGAGTTCGAAGAGGCGATAGAGGGTGTGTGGGGGGTCGCCGCCCCGGTGTGGAACTCTGCCCGCGAAGTGGTCGCAGCCGTCGGCGCGGCGCTGCCCATGACGGTGAAGAGCGAAGAGCGCATCGCCGAGACGATACGTCTCGTAAAGACGTGCGCCAAGGAAATCTCCTCCGATCTCGGCCATAGGGGATAGCCCCAGACAGCGAGGGTCGCTCCGCAAATCGCCCATTCAAGTCTTACCGTTCCGTCCTCTTCCTTTGTTATCTTCCGGCAAATATAATCCATTGTTTTATATGAGACAAACCAGGTCAACTATCGGCTTGGCGAGGGAAAAAATATTTCCTTGACACGGGAGGCGAGCCCGGTTTAAATGGATATAAAATGAAATGCTATTTCATGGTATGAAATAAAGAACAGGGAAAGCAAAAAACGAAGCATGCAACTGGAGCACGGATCCAGGCACACGGGGAGAGAAGGACCTATGAGGTACGCAGAGACAGGGTTCAATCTGGAAGTTGACCTCACCAGAGGAAACATTGAGAGATTAAGAACCGATCCGGAACTGACCGCCCTTCATCTCGGGGGGAATGGTACCGCCGCGGAGATCCTGTGGGACAGGGTTCCTCCCGAGGTGGAACCCTTTTCTCCCGACAATCTCCTCATCTTCAGCGCCGGTCTTTTGGATGCCACCCCTGTTCCAGGCGCTAACCGCACCTGTATCAGCAGCATCAGTCCCCAGTCCAACCTTTATGTCAATTCAGGATTCGAGGGTTTCTTCGGGCCGGAGATGAAACACGCCGGGTACGACAAGATCGTCATTCGCGGCAAGTCCCCCGGCCTGGTTTATCTGTGGATACACGATGACAAGGTGGAAATACGGGACGCCGGCCATCTCCAGGGGAAAAGCCCGCACGAAACCGCGGCCCTCATCCAGCAGGAGCTGAAGGACCCCAAGGTCCAGGTGGCCGCCATCGGCGTCGCCGGAGAAAACAAGGTCTACCAGGCCAGCATCGAACATGCGAACTCCAGCGCCTCTCGGGGGGTTGGCGTGATCATGGGGGATAAAGGACTGAAGGCGATCGCCGTCCGTGGAACAAAGGACATCCAGGTTGCGCGACCTGCCGAGCTTTTTCAGATATGCATCCCACGATATCGTGAAATTTACGACAACCCGTCCTGCGGGGATCTTTTTTTGAACAAAGAGGACGATTCCTGGCACGTCAATCATCTCCCCTGGAGCAATGCGAGCAAGCGTGAAAAAGGTTATTGGCTTGAAGACATGGAAAAAGAGTGGGAGGTGCGTGTTGAAAGCGAGCGTATTACCACTCAGTGGGAAAATTACAGCCAGGAACTCGAAGAGATCCGGGAGACGGTCGTTGATAAAAGCGAGCTTCTTCGAGGAACGGGTTGCTATAACTGCCCGAAGGAGTGCCATCGGTCGTTTTACCTGCCTGGCGGCCGCAAATATTTCCTGAAAAGCTACGGCAAGCTCGCCTATGCGATGTCGGCCTACGAAGATCTGAAATTCAATTACGACCTCCTTGCCGCCATGCAGGAGTACGGACTGGACGAATCCTCGATGCCGCAAGTTCTCACCTTCGCCCTTGAACTTTTCGAATCCGGCATCTTGACCGACGAGGACCTGCCGGAATTTCCAACCGATGGCGAGGACAGATTCCTCTACCTCCTTGAGAAGGTCGCACGGCGGGAGGGGGTCGGGGATGCGTTGGCCAGTGGCCTGTATCTGGCCGCCCGTCAGATAGGCAAGGGCGCGGAAGCATACGATCGCACCACAAAAAGAATCGAGCAGCTGCCTCTCAAGCGGGAGATGCCCAATTACTCTTATTTCCTCATGCATGCCACCGGCGGGACGATGGACATCACCCAGGTCGAGGGTTCCTTTCCCCAGATGCCCATTCCTGACAGGAAGGAGAGAGAAGAATTCGTAAGGAATTGGGATGCGGCTCCGGAAAAATTCAAGAAATGGTTTCTGGAATGGGAACCGGGTCAACCCCTCGCTGTTGAAGCGGCTGCCGAAATCGCTGACTGGAACGGGGCCATGCATGACGCGGATGACGCCCTGGGGATGTGCTCCCTTCTGTCGTCGTTCCGGGGGCAGTTCGGCGGAAGGCCCCCCTATCACCTTCACAACCTGCCAAAGCTCATCTGGCTGGCCACCGGAATGGACCTGGATTCGGACGGGCTGTTGAGAATAGCCCGAAGGAACCGGCAGCTGGTCAGAGCCATCAATGTCAGAAGAGGGCTGAGGAGACGGGATGAGAACCTGTCGGAAGACCTCTGGCCGGACAGGGACCCCGCGATGGAGCAGAAGTACCTTGAAGCATTCTATGAATTCCAGGGCTGGACGCGGGAGGGCATTCCGACCGGAGAGACGCTGGACGGACTGGGTCTGGATTACGTCCGCGAAGACCTCGTGAAGAGGGGAATTTTGACCGACAACGAAGAGGTAAAAAAATGAGGTACGCAGAGACCGGGATTAATTTGGAAATCGATCTCTCCCAGGGAACCGTCGAGAGGGTAAAAACCGATCCGAGGCTGACCGAACTTCATCTGGGGGGACAGGGCACTGCCGCAAAGATCCTCTGGGACAGGGTTCCGCCCGAAGTCGACCCTTTTTCTCCCGAAAACCTCCTCATCTTCAGCACCGGCCTTTTTCACGGCACGCCCGTCCCCGGCGCCAATCGAACCTCCGTCAGCACCTTTTCCCCCCTGACGAACCTGTATGTCAATTCATTGATGGGAGGATGGCTGGGGCCGGAACTGAAACATGCCGGTTACGACAAGATCGTCATCCGGGGCCAGGCCTCCGGCCTGGTGTATTTATTTATACACAATGACAAAGTCGAAATCCGCGACGCCAGCCATCTCAGGGGAAAAGGGTGCCAGGAAACCGCGGAGCTTCTTCGCCAGGAGCTGAAGGACCCCCGGGTCCAGGTTGCCGCCATCGGCCTGGCCGGTGAAAACCGGGTCTATCAGGCGACCATCGAGCATGCCAACTCCAGCGCTTCCCGGCATGGAGTCGGCGCGGTCATGGGGGCCAAGGGGCTGAAGGCGATCGCGGTTCGAGGAACCCGGGACATCCATGTCGCCCGACCGGCCGAGCTGTGGGAGCTGTGCAAAAACCACTATAAGGAGATTCACGACAACAAAAATTGCGGCGACCCCATGGCGCACGATCATAATGAAGGTTTCCATGTCGACAACTTTGCCTGGGGAAATGCGCGTACCCGGAGGAAGGGCTACTGGAATAAAGAACGTGAAGCGAAATGGGTTGAAAAGTGGAAAGAGGTGCGGACCCGGGACTCGGGCTGCTACAACTGTCCGAAGGACTGCCATTATACGATTGCCTACCCCGGGCGTCAGAAATACTTCCTGAAATGCTTCAACAAGCTGACCTACTGCATGGCGGCCTATCAGGAAATCGACTTCAACTATAACATCCTCGGACTTACGAGCGCCTACGGATTGGACGGTTTCTCGACCCCTCAAGTCCTCGCCTTCGCCGTCGAGCTCTATGAAGCCGGCATCCTGACCGACGACGACCTGCCGGGGTTCCCCTCCGACGGTGCCGAGAGATTCTTCTACCTTCTCGAAAAAATCGTTCGCCGGGAAGGAATTGGAGACGTATTGGCCAACGGTGTCTACCAGGCAGCCCGTCAGATCGGCAAGGGCGCGGAAGAATTCGATCACAACACCACGAAAAAAGTCGAGCAGGTGCCTCTGAAGCTGGGAGTCATAAATTACCCCTTCTACCTGATGTACTGCACCGGTGAAAAGATGAATATCACCCAGATTGAAGGGTCCTTTCCCCAGGCGCCCATTGCAGATTTGGAGAAGAGGAAAAACTTTGTAGAGAACTGGGATGCAGCGCCTGAAAAATTCAAGAAATGGTTCATGGAATGGGAACCCCGTGAACATATGCCGATCGAAGCGTCGGTCAATGTCTGTGACTGGAACGAGGCCATGCATTACGTCGATGACGCCATCGGGACCTGTGCCTGGCTGTCGTCATTCAGAGGGCAATTTGGCGGGTCGCCTCCCTATCACCTTTTTAATCTGCCAAAATTCATAACGCTGGCGACCGGGATAGAACTCGACTCGGACGGACTATTGGAAATAGCCCGAAGAAACCGGCAGCTGGTGAGAGCCATCAATGTAAGACGAGGCTTAAGAAGAGTTGAAGAAAAACCGCCGGAAAATCACTGGAAGATTCGCGACCCCGAGATGGAACAGAAGCATCTTGACGCCTATTATGAATTCAAGGGTTGGTCCAGGGATGGAATACCCGCTAAACAGACGTTGGACAGCTTGGGTCTGGATTACGTGAGCGAAGACTTCATAAAGAGGGGGATCTGGACGGATGAAGAAGCCCCTCTCCTGCAAGAGACTTCGGCGGGAAAATAAGAAAACCAGAGATAGGAGGTGGTACCCGTGAGCGATCGGTTGAATACGAAGACAGTTAAAGAAATAAAGGTCAATCTTGACAAATGCATCGGTTGTCGAGCCTGCGAACTGGCCTGTTCCGCCCATCACGCCAAGCCGAAATACAGCAGCATCAACCCGGAAAGGTCCCGGATCCGGGTGGTTATGGACTTGCTGAATGATGTGTACGTTCCGATACGGGCCGGAGATTACACGCCGGCCGAATGCAGCGGCCGACATTCGTATACGATCAACGGCAAGGAATACACCCAGTGCAGCTTCTGCAGCGTTTCCTGCCCGGCGCGTGACTTGTTCAAGGAGCCCGATTCGGGGATACCGCTCAAATGCGATATGTGCGAGGACGACCCGACGCTCACGGAGCCCTTATGCGTCCAGGTCTGCCGCTGTGGGGCCCTGACCTACGCCGAGTGGGAAGAAGAGGTCGAAGACGTGCCAACAGCAAAGCAGTGCGAGATGGAAATCGGCCTGGAATCGCTGATCACCAGATTTGGTCAAGAAAAGGTGGCTGATGCCTTTGCGCAGAGATTCAAAAACTCGAAACGGTAGGTGATGTTGTGGTAGAGTGGTTCACCCTTCCGGGGTAAAACGATACCACGAAAAAGGTGAAAGGCTCTGCATGGCTCCAAACCAGGAGAAGGCGGCGATCTCCCGAACGGCCGTCCTGTTCGTCGTCTGCACCGCGCATTTCCTCATGCCGTTCATGATGTCCGCGGTCGGCATTGCCCTGCCTTCCATCGGGCGGGAGTTCGGCGCCAGCGCCATGCAGCTGGGGCTGGTGGTGACGTCGTACGTGCTGTCGGCCTCCATCTTCCTGCTGGCCATGGGACGCCTGGCCGACCTGTACGGCCGCCGGCGCATCTTCCAGACCGGCATCGCCGTCTTCACCATAGCCGGCGGCCTCATCTCCCAGGCCTGGTCCATCGAATCCGTGATCGCTCTGCGCTTTATGCAGGGGATGGGCGGGTCGATGGTGATGGCCACGACCGTCGCCATCGTCGTTTCCATCTTCCCGCCGCGGGAGAGAGGAAAAGCGCTGGGGATCTCCGTCGCCAGCGTCTACGCCGGCATCTCCTGCGGGCCGTTCATCGGCGGCGCACTGGTGGCCGCTCTCGGCTGGCGCTCCCTCTTCTACCTGTGCGTTCCCCTGGGGGCGGCAGTCTTTTTCATCAGCCGCGCCAAAATCCGAGACGAATGGGCGGAAGCGAAGGGGGAGCCCTTCGACTGGCTTGGGAGCCTGCTCTACGCCGGCGCCATCCTCCTCCTGATCAGCGGCGCCTCCAATCTCGACCGCGGGGTCTGGGCCGGGGTCCTGCTGGCTGGCGGGCTGGTCGGGATTTTCCTATTTCTCGCGGTGGAAGCGAGGACGAGATATCCCATCCTCGACATCGCCCTGCTGCGGAGCAACAAAGTTTTCGCGTTCAGCAACCTGGCCGCTCTGCTGAACTACGCCGCCACCTTCGGGGTGACCTTCTTTCTCAGCCTTTATCTGCAATACGTCAAGGGGATGAGCCCATCGGCCGCGGGCAGCGTCCTCATCATCCAGCCGG
Coding sequences within it:
- a CDS encoding 4Fe-4S binding protein, giving the protein MSDRLNTKTVKEIKVNLDKCIGCRACELACSAHHAKPKYSSINPERSRIRVVMDLLNDVYVPIRAGDYTPAECSGRHSYTINGKEYTQCSFCSVSCPARDLFKEPDSGIPLKCDMCEDDPTLTEPLCVQVCRCGALTYAEWEEEVEDVPTAKQCEMEIGLESLITRFGQEKVADAFAQRFKNSKR
- a CDS encoding aldehyde ferredoxin oxidoreductase N-terminal domain-containing protein gives rise to the protein MRYAETGINLEIDLSQGTVERVKTDPRLTELHLGGQGTAAKILWDRVPPEVDPFSPENLLIFSTGLFHGTPVPGANRTSVSTFSPLTNLYVNSLMGGWLGPELKHAGYDKIVIRGQASGLVYLFIHNDKVEIRDASHLRGKGCQETAELLRQELKDPRVQVAAIGLAGENRVYQATIEHANSSASRHGVGAVMGAKGLKAIAVRGTRDIHVARPAELWELCKNHYKEIHDNKNCGDPMAHDHNEGFHVDNFAWGNARTRRKGYWNKEREAKWVEKWKEVRTRDSGCYNCPKDCHYTIAYPGRQKYFLKCFNKLTYCMAAYQEIDFNYNILGLTSAYGLDGFSTPQVLAFAVELYEAGILTDDDLPGFPSDGAERFFYLLEKIVRREGIGDVLANGVYQAARQIGKGAEEFDHNTTKKVEQVPLKLGVINYPFYLMYCTGEKMNITQIEGSFPQAPIADLEKRKNFVENWDAAPEKFKKWFMEWEPREHMPIEASVNVCDWNEAMHYVDDAIGTCAWLSSFRGQFGGSPPYHLFNLPKFITLATGIELDSDGLLEIARRNRQLVRAINVRRGLRRVEEKPPENHWKIRDPEMEQKHLDAYYEFKGWSRDGIPAKQTLDSLGLDYVSEDFIKRGIWTDEEAPLLQETSAGK
- a CDS encoding IclR family transcriptional regulator yields the protein MSQKPAKDEDRYNIRAIERALSVLDIFSRERRTLSLDELTKASGLSKPTLFRILSTLQSQKYVIQDKNDGRYRLGSVFLGLASSALGASALGSLDLGTITRPHLIELRNRAQATVLLGTLMEDLLVYLDKREGEGPVRLAADIGWRRDPPNYGMLGMTLMAHLEPSEQERLLREAPLHAYTRKSVTDPALFSRKLLEIRDRGHVVEFEEAIEGVWGVAAPVWNSAREVVAAVGAALPMTVKSEERIAETIRLVKTCAKEISSDLGHRG
- a CDS encoding aldehyde ferredoxin oxidoreductase N-terminal domain-containing protein, with product MRYAETGFNLEVDLTRGNIERLRTDPELTALHLGGNGTAAEILWDRVPPEVEPFSPDNLLIFSAGLLDATPVPGANRTCISSISPQSNLYVNSGFEGFFGPEMKHAGYDKIVIRGKSPGLVYLWIHDDKVEIRDAGHLQGKSPHETAALIQQELKDPKVQVAAIGVAGENKVYQASIEHANSSASRGVGVIMGDKGLKAIAVRGTKDIQVARPAELFQICIPRYREIYDNPSCGDLFLNKEDDSWHVNHLPWSNASKREKGYWLEDMEKEWEVRVESERITTQWENYSQELEEIRETVVDKSELLRGTGCYNCPKECHRSFYLPGGRKYFLKSYGKLAYAMSAYEDLKFNYDLLAAMQEYGLDESSMPQVLTFALELFESGILTDEDLPEFPTDGEDRFLYLLEKVARREGVGDALASGLYLAARQIGKGAEAYDRTTKRIEQLPLKREMPNYSYFLMHATGGTMDITQVEGSFPQMPIPDRKEREEFVRNWDAAPEKFKKWFLEWEPGQPLAVEAAAEIADWNGAMHDADDALGMCSLLSSFRGQFGGRPPYHLHNLPKLIWLATGMDLDSDGLLRIARRNRQLVRAINVRRGLRRRDENLSEDLWPDRDPAMEQKYLEAFYEFQGWTREGIPTGETLDGLGLDYVREDLVKRGILTDNEEVKK
- a CDS encoding FAD-binding protein, with amino-acid sequence MYPADLLKSLELVHSTRQRRRAESLPRLEEQQRDHLLKTYHPDYKDAAFRNLRVGANKGDRVTHELADLLESFSDLDHARINLEPEFTTDVLVLGGGGAGVTAALFAESLGARVLLATKLRLGNSNTIMALGGMQASVAEEDSPLRHFADTMVAGGFAGKAPLVKALVEDGPHIVKWLLDIGVNFDRDALGNLATKKAGGLSAPRILSIGDHTGLNIMKVLKDEMRKSGRIEILEFSPAVELTTDAAGACNGAILYDLGRRRHLAVQARAVILATGGAGRLHNQGFPTSNNFGATGDAVVLAYRAGAGIEGMDSFQYHPTGVMFPDHMVGVLVTEAIRSLGAHLVNAEGRRFVNELETRDLVAAAIIREVEGGRGVRTPSGKVGVWLDIPVLEELLEKGMLKKRFPSLFKQFRRVRIDITRRPLLIYPTLHYQNGGILIDEQSESTVNNLFVAGEAAGGIHGRNRAMGNSLLDIFVFGRRAGLAAAERRGAVPGPVTLNHLTRYYDRLKSLRISSVAKSPTLFPEFIVDKL
- the dsrP gene encoding sulfate reduction electron transfer complex DsrMKJOP subunit DsrP codes for the protein MQVIGERKSELRHFLKGLYEVLFVGGAAFYAWMIGLTCLALLGLATYGAQLLHGMALTHMSDHVSWGFYISNFTFLVGVAAAAVLLVIPAYLYHFKAIKKIVAFGELLAVTAVIMAIMFVLVDVGRPDRLWHLLPGLGRMNFPSSVLAWDILVLNGYLLLNLTVASYIGGCTYFGREPDKRIVIPLILLSIPWAIGIHTVTAFLYNGLPARPFWNASILAPRFLASAFCAGPALMIIIFQVLRRVMDFQVRDRAIFKLAEIIAYAMAINLFLMFAEIFKEYYSNTAHLAPMRYLYQGYHGYSRLTPWIWTAMTFNTVGFLLFLLPRTRERLLTLNIGCGLIFIGIWIEKGMGLIVPGFIPDTLHEIHEYMPSLQEVMIGLGIWAFGGLLYTLAVRTVIALDTGRLRHPEAPPLALDSDAEGPLARDIMTRAVKSIAPAAPVEEVRRLMSASGISGFPVVDEQNRVLGVVSESDIILYEINPQPHLVARLKQVILPRSGASQSPGGTAADIMSSPAITARDNAPLRELSQELLEKKIKRIIIVDQNRHPVGVVSRIDIVKAFERLG
- a CDS encoding MFS transporter encodes the protein MAPNQEKAAISRTAVLFVVCTAHFLMPFMMSAVGIALPSIGREFGASAMQLGLVVTSYVLSASIFLLAMGRLADLYGRRRIFQTGIAVFTIAGGLISQAWSIESVIALRFMQGMGGSMVMATTVAIVVSIFPPRERGKALGISVASVYAGISCGPFIGGALVAALGWRSLFYLCVPLGAAVFFISRAKIRDEWAEAKGEPFDWLGSLLYAGAILLLISGASNLDRGVWAGVLLAGGLVGIFLFLAVEARTRYPILDIALLRSNKVFAFSNLAALLNYAATFGVTFFLSLYLQYVKGMSPSAAGSVLIIQPVAQTLLSPACGRLADRFPAARVATVGMTLCAIGLGLATGISETTPLSVIMAILAFLGMGFALFSSPNTSVIMGSVEPRQLGVASGLNSTMRTLGMLSSMTIITVIFSFLMGGHAVTTATLPAFLQSMHAALLAFCALCVLGIFCSFGRLREKATDAPEETVQVPAESPNVEP